One Parashewanella spongiae genomic window, TATGAAGATACCTTGCTTTATTTTGTCTTGCGTTAAATTTTTTCTACTAGTAAGCCTTTTTTTTCTAACGGCTTGCCAACAAAGCGTTATTGAGTTTACTCCAGTATCCACACCACAAGTGCCCACATTTAAAGATAACGGTGATTTTCCAATTGTTAAACCTGATTGGTCTCTTGCTGATTTTAAAAGTACTCAGTTAAAAACGATGAGGTTTGGCGCAAAAGATGGGTTTAATAACGAATTGACGGTTCACTTTCGTACTCGAAAAAAATTGGATAAATGGAGGATTCAATTAGTTGGGATTAATCGAACTGAAGCCGTAAAACATGCTGATGTGCTTGCGAGAACAATGACAAGATACAGTAAATACTTATTGAATGAATCTCAGAGCATTTGTCGAGAGAGTTTGAGTGTGTCCGCCACATATCATAGCATCAGCATTAATATAAAATGTTTTGACTTAGAGTTGTCTGATATTCGTTTACTCAGCAGTTTTTGGAGTAAACAGGCGATTGATAATATTGATATCGACTCAGTACGACGAGGATTAAAGCTCAATACTAAGATTCAGTCGGTAACAGGAAGTGAGATTGATACAGCATTTCAAAAGCGACTTTTGGGTAAAGCTCACCCTTATCTTCAAGTCACAGGTGATAGTGATTTTTATGTAGACTTAAATAAACAAAAGGTCATCGAGTTGCAGCAAAAAACAGCTGAAAAACTTGAATGGCACTTGCTGGTAGAAACGCCTAAGCAATTATCACCTCAAGAATTATTAGAGCTCAGCCAAATAGCAAGTGATCAGTTACCATCGACTATAGAAAATCGAAAGTATGTCGCAAAAGAGATTACAGAGTCTTCACATTCAAAAACTATTTACTTATTAGATGCACCAGATAGTGTAGATATAAGAGTGCGTATTGGGTTTAATTTGAACAAACAAGTTGCAGGTGATAAACACCAGCTAAATGCTTTAGAGCAACTGAATGATCAAAAATCGAGATTTGCTTGTAATACCTTAAGTGCATTATTAGGAAGAGGATCTTTCGGCAGACTTTTTTATGATTTACGTTCAACGAGAGGCTTAACCTATGGAGCCTATGCATATTGTCGTGAACAACCACTATTACGCGCCTTAGTGCTTTATGGCAGTGCATCAATTGAACACAGTGGAGCATTTACCGAGGGCATGTTGGCACACCTTGCGCTTATTCAGAATGCAAAACCTGAAAAAGCTGAAGTTGAGTCATTAAAACTTTCTTTACTTGGTAAGATGTTAATTGCCGATGATCAACGAAAAGTTTTTGAAATCCAACAATTGTTTGAACCAAATTATTATGAAAATAAGCAGCAACACATGATGTGGTTGAGAACGTTAACCAGTGAAAAGATGGCGGAAATGGCGAACAAATACTTGCAGCAAGAACCTGTTGTGGTTTTGAGGGTGGATGCCGACGCCGTCATGAAAGATTTGCAAGAAAAATTGCCTGAATGGGACTTTGTAATCATCGAAGGGGATTAATTAGGGACGTGGCGGAAGAATGTATACCAATTTTATCGTCACTCCTGCGAACGCAGGAGTCCAGAGTCTTTGGTTAATTTGGGCACAAGTCGCTGGATACCTGCGTTCGCAGGTATGACAAATTAAGCGTTGAAATTTAAATTGGTATTATTTGAACTGCGACATCCCTTACTGTAATTGGTATCATTATCCTAAATAAATCGGTTGAACGCACAATTTAACTTTAATCTATTGAAGTTAAATACAAAATTAAACAACCCGAATTCCCCAATCAGGTGAATGCTGAACATTCATATACTTGCCAAAATCACCGCTAGCGGCGTTATAAATTTTGCAAGTAGAAACGAAGTTACGACAGTTTTGTATGTCGGTAACCACTACTTGCTGCTATTCATGCCTTGCTATCAGTAATTTTTTCTGCGTATATGACCGCTCCCAACCAATTTATTTAGGATTATGTCGGTGTTTTGGTTGCTAAATTACCCTTGAGTGACAAATATAGTAATGGCCCTATTGAAACAAAAACTAATGTTAACAAAGCAAACGGTATAAAATAACCAATTGACTTATTGTTTACTTTACAATCTTGATACATCCAAATTAAAGCTAAAAACGCCATAATATATAGATCAATTACCACTTGAGCCGTATCAGGACTAGAAATTAACTGATACCCAAAACTCAATAATGACTGTTCAGCTATGGACATTGTAAATGCTGTGTATCCTGAAAAAAGGATTAGCAAAATTATCGATGTAATTCGTAAACTCATTCCAAACTCCATTTGGCTGATTCGATGATATTGATTATTCGTTATATGTAAGGCTTATCGCTACGAATATAGCCACCTAAAAACTTTTATGAGAATGAAATAAAATCCTGCAACTAAAATAGATTGAACGAGCAAAAAAATATAATAAGGCATTGTGTTAAGCACAGGCTCTTCATAGCCAACAAAACTCAAAGAGAAGTATGCCAGCGCCAATGAAAAAAATGTCGTCACAAAAGTAGTTAACCAATTGTCATTTTTTGTTGAACCATTCATAACTTGTATATATCCAGCAGCATATAACGCCGCATTAAGCTTGCAAACATTCATTGGTTGGCTAAAGTTTAGAATCCAGTAACAAAAGCCAACCAGTTTTAGTCTTTGTGTTATAGCTCGGTAGACTTACTACTCTGATTTGTCGGCAATTTTTTGAAGGTTTTCATGAATTTTGAATAGTACTATCAATAATTCACACCATATTCTAGCACCTATAACACCAAAAATGATTATGCCTAATCCACTGATAAAACCACCACCAAATGAACTAAACATTGTTGTGAGGCCAGATATAACTGAGCCAATTAACATAATCCAGTATACAAAAGTAATAATTTTAGGTGTTAACATCGAATCGAAAAAAAGTATATCACGCATTTTATATCCTTATTTAAATTGAGATTTCCATATGGTTATTAAATTTTACTGTATGTCTAATGCCGCCTCAAGAGGCGTTTTTTAGCGCTTCCTCTTTTGCTTGCCCTGTTATATTTATTCAATCCAATCGGGGTTCGCTTTGCGCCACTCTATCCTTATTTGTTAAGTTTTGCCTTTTTTATTTCTGGGTGGGTTTAATTTTTTTATTAAGTAGGTTTCTAATGCCGCAGCCAAATAGTCTTGGTTTTTGTTGAAACCTATAGTTGCCAAAAATGCTACATCAGACCACTTTTTTTGAGCCTGGTATTCGTTTTCAGAACCGGGCTTTTTTTCAAGTACATGGCTTATCAGCCTATTGACTAAAGGGTGACTTGATTTTGAAATTCCTATACCAATGTAACTAAGGTGACCACATTTATTAAAAAGTGCAACCGCCATCCCTATGATACGGAATCGACCCTTCCCAACTCCATTTTGAATTCCAAGTCGGAGTAGAACCAAGTTTTTCATTACACCAATGGCGCTCAAAAAATACAGTTGTACACTTTTCTAGATCTGTAATTGAGCTCATTGTTTCGATTTTCAAATGCATAACGCCGCCTTGAGCTTGCTTATAGCCAACCAGTATTTGTCTGCTTGAACGGCTAGCTAGCTTTCGGACGAATAACAGACTTAGTAATGTCTCCAGTTAAATTACGACTATGAAAACTAAGTAGGTCTTTAAAATTAAATTCTGTTACTTCTAAAAGATCACTCGACTTCCATGAAACTTTATACTCTAAATTTTCAGGATGTCCGTCTAACCTAATTAATAGATCTTGGTTATCTTTATCATCTGAGTCTCTGACAACCACTTGTGTCTCCCAGTTGGTTGTAGCGCCACAATTTCTTATTAAAATTACAGCTTCTTTTTGCTGGTCAGGAGAAATAAACGATTCATATTCTGTGATTCCACAACTTTCAGAAATCATTATTAATGAAAAAATCCAAAATGGTGAGCCAAAAATAAGAGCACACCAAAAGATAGCTGCACCACTATTCCATAACCATTTTAAAATTGTAGACATACTAGACTCCATAACTGCTAGCTAACGCCCCATTAAGGAGCAAATATTGGTTGGCTAAAATTTTGGTACACAGTGACAAAAGCCAACGATTTTTTGTCATGCTTGAGCGACTTGTATGACATTGTGTTGATTTAACAGTAGTTTCTACTTTACCGATTTTTTAAACGAAGTAAACTGACACGGTACAAATGAATGTGAAATTTTGAGTGTTGCTGAAAAGTAAATCGAGCAAACGCAGTAAAAGGGCAGTTAGATCTTATTTCAGTGGTAACTGCCAATTTTCAACAAACAAAAAGTAAAGGCGACAACATTGAATTATATCAATTACAGTAATTAAATGCCCAACTCAGTGCCAAGCATGCGCAAAAATTACTTTACAAAATTTTCTTAGCGTAGCAATTTAATAGCGACAGTTTTGTATGTCGGTAATAACTATGTTTTCACCAATCTTGATTGTACTTTGAACACGTACAGCGTTCTGAGTAGATCATTTAATTAGTATTAATGAGCAAGTTATTATCTCTGCTCATTATTTTTATCTGTTATTTCGGAGAGTTTTTAATTTTTAAATTAAAGAACATGCCTATTATGATGAGTATTACACCCGCTATTTGTAGTGAGAAATCAATAATACTTTGTTCACTGATAGACAGTAGTACACCTGTAATCATCTGCCCACTTATTACAAATAATGCGGCTTTTAGCGCCTCAATGTGACTCAAAATATGGCTGTTTATTGCTACATATAAAGCACCTAAAATACCACCGGTTAAACTGAGTGCAGGGACATGTTGCCATGAATCGATAGAGAACAGAGATGAAACTGAAATTGAAGTAAATAAAAAGATAATTACCGTAAGTGTTGCAGCCCCTACCCAATGATTATGGAAAGATGCGCGAAAAGGGCCTTTATTTTGACTTAGCGAACCATTTATTGAGCGACATAAGCCAATAAGCAATCCATTAATGAGTGCAATTGAAATCATCCAACCCATTAAGATAACCTCGTATAAATAATCACAAAACTGCCTAAAAGAATTGGAACAATGCTAAACATCCCTTTCCAATTGATGGCTTTTTTTTCTATGCCAAACCAACCCAAATGATCGCATACTAATCCCCAAACTATCTGCCCAACTAACCCTAAAACTAATGTGCCAGCAAGTCCTAACTCGCTATTGATTGTAATTCCAGAAAGTACAACAATAAGTGCTCCAGGTATTCCGCCAGAATACGCCCACAAAGGAGTCTTTTGCTCTGTTGAGTGCTGTTGGTTCTGTTTGCGATTTTTGACTATAAATATCAGTCCAATTGATGCCAAAGCTCCAATAACGTGAGCAAACCACGATGCATGGATTGGCGAGGTCGCTTCAGCTAACTGTCCGTTGTACTGAATCATTACTGCTAGTATCGCTCCGCCAATTAGAGCTGTAACAAGGTGAATATCAAACTTAAATTTTGGCAACGCCATTATAAATCTCTTCCTGAGAAAAAGAGGGCGATGTTACGCGATTTTGTATTATTTGTAAGTATAGAAATTTAAAATTTCTTTGAATTATTACTCGACAGTCATTCAATGAGTTTTTGGTAATTTCGAAAGGATATAAATGTACAAACATTAGTTGATTTGAAAACTCTGACGCAATAAGTACTGAATATAATTCAGTGCCCGTACAGTTAGTCACTTATAAGATAAGCTATATATTTCAGAAGAATAACCCAAAAAGCTTATGTCCCTAACTTTGAACTCCAGTTTATCCACGCTTTCAGCTTTCTTACCAGAAGTTCATGATGAGCCCACAAAACCAGAATCAGTCCAAGCGAGTCAAAGCGTGAGCGAACCTAGTGAAATATTTGAAAGTATTGACAAGCTGAAAGCCAATGACCGAGTTAAATTAGCAAAAACAATTAGAGGCTCGCGATTTGAAACGGGTCTGGTGACGGATTATAAAATGAATGAAGAACTGGAGTTCTACATTACTAACATACCCGATGATGAATTTGAAACTTTGTTGCCGTTTTTAGAGGGTACAGAAACAGATGAAGAGATTCTTTTCGATGATGCTATTTGTTTTCAATTAATTAACCTTAAAGTGAATCACAAGCCAAAGTTTCTCTTTTCCCCCACATGTACTGAGTTGCCACTGGGTGCGGCGGAAAACGTTGAGGTGGTTGATTTTGAGCTGGATTCACCTAAAAGTGATTCTGATTTTGAAGGCTTCGAAACTTCAGAGTTAATTCGGCCTGATGCCCCACAAATTCTTCCAACTGAAGAACATACTATATCTACAAGTCAACCGATGGAGCAAGTTACTACTTTAGATTTAAGATGCTCTGAGAAAATGGATATATCGTCAGAATCTGATATCGTTGAAAAAGACTCTTGCCCACATACACTAAGCGTTACTGGCGCAACACTTCTCCCTAGCCCTTCATTGGAGGAATCAAAGCCCAATCATCAAAAACAACATCTTACTGAACCCTCTGTAAAAAAAGTAAAAAGAGTAAAAACACCTTCTTTAAGGAGTAAAAAAAAGCATCTCCCAAAGGCAAATTTAAAAACTCATCATCATAAAAAAAGAGTCTCTGATCCCTCTTTAGTAAAAGACTCCCAAAAGAAGAATGAAAAAAAGATAGCATCGAAGACAAAAGCAAGCAGAAAAGTCAGTCCAAGCGGATTACGATTAAAAGGCTTAGCAAAAACCATGTATGATTTAGATAAACCTCAATTTAAAAAGCAGTTTCCCAAAAGTATTTATGAGTTTGTCAATATGTACGGCAAAGACGCAACATATGAAGTTAATTCGCAGATAGAAAAGCAGAAAGGGCTGATACAACGAATCAATTTAGCTTGTAGCCTTCAGAGACGAACTTCTAGTCAGCTAGCTGAAATTGCGACAGGCAGTAGACAGTTCATTCAAGGCATGAAACCAGGGAATAGAAACGTATACAGAAATGTTCGGCTTCTGCAAATCGCTGCCATTGCGCATGAATTAAAAGTGCACCCAATATGGTTACTAAATGGCAACGGAGATATGTACCCTAAAGATGAAACGGTGCTTGGTGAATCTGAGGGGGCAATTAGACTTCAGGATATGCCCAGAGCGCGTGTTTGTCGGTATTTACGAACCCAAGCAGCGGAAGAACTGCCTGAGTCAGTCAGGAGCTTCATTACTCAATATTTGCCTGCTCTTTACCTTAATAAGAATGTTGATATTGATTTTGATCAATTTCTTAATAGATTAGACGAAAAGCTAAAAGAACATGATACAAGCTATAGGAAGGCAGGGTTTAAGATAGACCCAAGAAAACCTCATTTAGTTATCGCAATGAGAAAGGAACCAAGTAAAATTAGTTTGATTGATTTCTGTGCCTTATCAATCGCTTTAAAATGTAACCCATTTTGGTTAGCAGGAAAAACTGATGAGACTCAATACCATGATAAGCACTTCAAAAGCTTTTCAATTGAGGTAATGCAAACCATATTCGAACATTGTGTGTCTCCCATAGATCTGGCTATGTCAGGGTTTTCAATTGACAAAAAATCGTTTTGCCGCCCATTTGAAAGCTCTGCATTATCGGAAGCGAAATCTAGATTTATACAGCAGTTTTCTGGAATGGAGATACTTCCTCAAGCTCAATTGATCAACGGCCGCTATCGATATACTTCAAAAAAGCTTGCCCGCTCAGTTCAAAATTTTATTGATGCAGGTTTACCAACTTACACCTTTAATCGTCAACGCTATAAAGTTGTTTATACAAATATGCTAGACAGTATTAAGCAGGGAAATTCAATTACTCCATTGCAAGTGATAAGCTTATCGAATGCGATGCAATGTACGCCTGCTACTCTTTTATCGGGGAAATACCAACCTAAACCAAGCTATACTAGAGAAGGCTTTGACGCTACTGTAAATACAGTGCGCTATGAAAACACTCTTGCCGTTAGACTAATGAGAGCAGGGCTATTTTCGGAAACTGAATACTCAATAAGTATTAGGTCATTACTGGAATCTCGGCCTTGCCTCGATTTTATTGGACTTAAAGATGATTCAGAAAGAAAAGTGGTTTTAAACAGAATCGATTTTCGCAGTGCCACCCTAGGCTTAACCCGAGATCAAATTTTCAGAATGATATATAACAATCCAAATGTTCGCACATACGATTTTTTAAAAGTGAATATGAACTATGTTCAGCTGTGTGGTTTCGCTCATATCCTAGGAGTCCGTCCTCAGTGGCTGTTAGCAGGTGAAGAACAACAGTGTGATCCAGAACAAACACCCCATATGATTGAAATCACTGAACATGAGGAAGCTCACCATAACTTGTTAAAGCGATTGTCTAAAGAAGAGTTTGAGGACAGTAAAAAAGATCTGCCAACAGAGATATCAATGGAGTTGCAACAATATTACGGCGATCCATCATCTAAACAGCTGATGTTAAATGATGAGGAAGAACGCAATGCTATGTGTAACAGAATGAAGCGAGAGGCGTTAGCACAAAATGTTTCACTAAATTATCTAGGCATTTTTGTAACGGGCTTCGAAAAATCAGTTACAAATCTAGTATCAAAAAGATGCCGCTCAGTTGACCGCCTGGTTTTTACTGCTATTGCATATTCGTTAAACCTGTCGCCTCATTGGTTGAAAACCGGTAATGGTCAACAGTATTTAGAACCCAGTCAACCTTCACTCCTACAGAAAAAGCAAGTAGAGAAGCTAGAAGATATACCAGCAACGCCGCCAAAAGCTTATGAGATCATTGATTCAATAATTGCAGAAAAAAATGATACTAAGATAAGTGATAACTTGAAAACATTATTTTTTACATTTTGTAAAAATAAGTCTGTCATTTCGAACAATAGTCGCCAAGAAGGAAATCAGCTAAAGTTTAAAGATGAAAAGCAACGATTGAATTTTATCAAACGACTGGAGCTTGCGGCAAACGCTCAGGGGCTTGTTGGTGATGATCTTGCTAGAGGTTGTAACAAACCTGGCATTTTAACTAGACTCAAGCATAATAGTACTCGTAACAACGAGAGAAGCTTTGTCAGTTTTTACGAAATTGCTTGTCTATCTCTACTTATCGGCGTTAATCCTGACTGGCTAGCGACTGGAGAAGGGATCATTTCACTGCCGGAGCAAAAGCCTCTTCTAATACGATACCCTTCTTTTTGTAAGGTAACTGAAGCCAGCTCTAAACTTAATAAAGGGCTAAAGAAAAAAAGCCAAGAAAAACTGGAAAGTAACCCAAAAAGACATGCTGGCGAAAAAAGATCACATGAGAGTACAACAACTAGTGCATCGAAACGGAGTAAGCAAGAGCATGATATTCCATTAAACGTTTGAGTCTAAAATTAATGTAGATACAGTGTCTCAAATAGAGTTCGCAGAACTTAATGTATGCTGAAAACTCTCTCGAAAACAGGTGCGTTAACTTAACAAAGGATGGTTTTCTGGTAATTGACGGCTGATCCATAAGATCAATTTATGCTTCATATTTGGTCCATCTTCTTTATCTTTCGCAAGTGCTTGAACAAGCTTATCTTGCACTAATAACCGATAAATACATTCAACCTTATATTTTTCAGATACTCCTGTGTCGAATTTAGCAAAGCCACGTTTTACGGCGTAACCTTCGCCGATTTCCATAGCGAGTTTAAGAAGTTGAGCATCATGCTTTTTTTGCTTCATATTCGACCTTTCAATTTATTCCAATTCGCTATCAATAATGTCTTTTATAGAATGAGGATGCAACTTAATACATACATCTTTTTGCTTTAGCGCGATGGTCGGATTGGCTAATCTTTCATGTGTACCACGTGGACTGCTTAATTTAATTTTGATATCACTATTCGTTGAGTCAGTTAGCTTTAATGTGTTTTTCAGGTTAGGGATAATATCAACAACATCAGCGGTAAAGTGTTCACACTCTGCTGCGTTACTGGGGATCACTATTTCTATATGTTCCCAACCTTCTTGGGGATAGCGTTTTTGGCTAGGGTACGGGAGTTCTACACAAGGAATTATCATTCCACCAAGACTTAAAGGCTCATCGAGTTCGATAATTAAAATTGGGCGACCATTGATGATGTTTTCAGAAATAACAGTGCCTCTTTCCTCAAAAAAGTTTCGATATTCATCAGCCTTAGCCGTGGAGTTTGCTCTCAGGGCTACATGGTCGCACTCAAAAACGTGTTGTTCGATACCTAGGCGCTTAATGAAAGATTGAATTTTTGTTGAGAAGGTTAACCATTCAGTGGTTAATAGTGTTTCGGATTGATGCTTCATATTATAACGATGTCTTTAAATAAAGTGGAAAAGTTATGGCCAAAGTTCTATTGGGGTGCCTGTATCTACTAATTGCCAAATTTCATCCATTTCTGAGTTTGTAACGGCTATGCAGCCATTTGTCCAATTGTAGCGCTGTTGCTCACGAGGTGAAATTGTTGAGTTTGGACTTTGACCATGTATCATGATCTGTCCACCTGGAGATACGTTTAATGCATTAGCCGCTAGAATATCAGCGTCGTTAGGGTAGGAGATATGGATTGCGCGATAAAAGTCACTATCAGATTTTTTATAATCTAATATATAGCGGCCTTGTGGTGTACGCTCATCGCCTTCTTTTATTTTATGGTTTTTAGGGTAGTCACCCATCGCAATATGGTAACTTTTAATAACTTTACCTTTTTTGATAAGTTCAAGAGTTGCTTTACTTTTATAAACAATAACTAAATCAGCCTTAGCTAATACGTCAGCCAAGCTAGAGAAACTCGTAACAAGAAATAAGAAGCACATTGTTGTTAGAAAGATTTTCATTTTTTGAGAAAAATAATCTGCGATTTGTTATTTGAACTCATTATAATAGCTTAGGAAAGTTGCGGAAGAAAGTATACCGATGAGTTCTCGTCACTCCAGTTCAGGCTGGAAACGAAGTAACGACAGTTTTGTATGTCGGTAGTCAAGTGCCTTTGCTTTTTCTATAAAAGTCACTGGATACCACCCTTCGCTGACATGACAAAGATTGGTACTTTCAAAATCGCTAGATCCCTTATTCGTTGATTAAAGGTATATACCCACAATTAACGAAGATGCACAAGGCAGAGCACTTTAATTACTCATGGGTACATACATTATATGGCTGAGACTGATTTAAACGACACACCATTAAAGTTACGATTGAGAGCGGTGATTTTTGGTACGGATACACCAGCGGGTAGATACTTCGACATTACTTTAATTGTCAGTATTGTTATTAGCGTAATGCTTATTTTGCTGGACACTACTGGGTATATTCATCAAGAATATGGCGATCTAATTCAAATAGTAGAGTGGTTTTTTACTATTGTATTCACTGCCGAATACGTATTACGCCTTTATTGCAGTGCAAATTCTTGGTCTTATGCAAGAAGCTTTTATGGTGTAATCGATTTACTTTCCATTCTTCCTAGCTATTTAGTTTTTTTCTTCCCAAGTGCAAATTTCGCCCTTGTTATCCGTGTTTTCAGGCTATTTAGAATTTTTAGAGTGCTCAAGCTGTTGCGTTATCTCAGTGAAGGCAACATGCTACTTAGATCCATGTTGCAATCAGCAAGAAAGGTTTTTATTTTTTTCTTTTCTGTCAGCCTAGTTATTATGGTTCTTGGAGCGGTAATGTATGTCGTTGAGGGGCCAAGTAACGGTTTTACTTCAATACCTAAGTCTATTTATTGGACCATTGTTACTATTACCACCGTTGGTTATGGAGACATTACGCCTCAGACAAATTTAGGGCAGGGTATTGCGGCATTCACTATGCTTTTAGGTTATTCAATTATCGCAATTCCTACAGGAATTTTAACTGCTGAAATTTCACAAGAAATGACCAAGCAACGCGATTTACGCAGTTGCAGTAATTGTGCGAAAACCGGTCACCATTCAGACGCTCACTTCTGCTTAAATTGTGGAACAGAATTGCCTGACGAAATTTAAATTTTAAATTATCTCATCCGTTTTTATGAATACGGTATTTAGTTGTAAAAGGAAAATCATGCCTCAAGCTAAGTTTTTAACTGGCTCAATTATGCGTCACATTTGGGTGATGACTTCAACGGCCACAGTGGGTATATCAGCTTTATTTTTAGTTGATTTACTTGATATTTTTTATCTCAGTTTACTTGGAGAGCAAGAATTAGCGGCGGCGGTAGGTTATGCAGGTACCATTACATTCATGACCACGTCAATCGGTATTGGTTTAGCGATTGCTATGGGAGCTGTTGTATCTAAAGCTATTGGTGCTAAAGAAAAAGAACGCGCCAAAAGGCTATTACTGAATTCGACTGTAGTGACACTTATCACTGGCATCATCGTGGCCATCATTGTGTTTACCTTAATACCTACATTGTTAAGTTTAATTGGTGCAACGGGAAGAACCGCTGAGCTTGCGCAAAGTTACCTTTATATACTCGTCCCATCTATGCCGCTTATTTGTTTAGCTATGGCTTTTGGTGCTGCTTTGAGAGCAGTCGGAGATGCCAAATTATCGATGATGTCAACATTGGCTGGTGGTGGAGTTAACGCGGTATTAGATCCAATTTTGATTTTCAGTTTATCAATGGGCATAGAGGGAGCGGCGGTTGCTTCGGTTTTAGCTCGTGTTGCAGTGGTATTTATTGCTGCTCGCGGTGTGTTTAAAAAACATCAACTTGGCACACAGTTTAACTATCAGCACCTTAAAACTGATCTCAAGCCGATATTTGCCATAGCTGGGCCTGCTATGCTAACTAATGTCGCTACGCCAGCTGGCAATGCGGTAATGACGCGCGCAATTGCAGAATTTGGCGACTCATTTGTTGCTGGGTGGGCTGTTTTAGGAAGAATAGTACCAGTTGCCTTTGCGATAATTTTTGCCTTATCTGGAGCGATTGGGCCAATTGTCGGGCAAAACTTTGGGGCTAAAAAATACGATCGAGTAAAACAAGCCCTTACGAATGCACTTCAATTTACGCTCGCTTATGTAATTGGAATGTCGTTGCTGATTATTTTACTTCAAGATTACATTATTTCAGTTTTTGATTTAACTGGAGATGGCGCTAAATTGGTGGTGTTTTACTGTAAATACATCGCAGTGTTTTTTGTATTTGGTGGTGCTTTATTTGTCGCCAACGCCTGTTTCAACAATCTTGGTAAAGCCAAGTACTCAAGCTTTTTTAATATAGGTAAAGCAACATTAGGCACTATTCCTTTCGTTTATTTCGGAGCTCTCTGGGGTGGAGTGTACGGCGTATTAATTGGTCAGGTTATTGGTAGTGTGATTTTTGGGGTACTGGGAGTTATGGTTGCTTATCGATTAATTGATAATGTACATCAAAGAGAAATGGAAAATAAGAAAGATCAAGAAGAGGATGATTTTGAAAGTCTCACTCCACCAGCGAGTAGTCCATTGTCATCATCCTGCTCTCAAATGGCTTCTTTAAATAAAGACACATCGAGTGAATAAATGAAAACTTTATTCAGCTGCACTTTCTTCTGAAGGTGCAGTTGGTTCATTTTGTGCCTCAGTAGCTGCCATTTCAGCTTCAAGTTTTGCGCGGTCAGCTTTCGAAATATACTTAGATTTACTGTGGTGAACCGTAGTGTTACCACTCTTCACTTTATTTAATTTTGCTTTTGCACGTTTGGCAACCAGTTTGGTTGATTTTTGGCGTCTATTCATTTTATTTCTCAAGCTCTAATTGTGCAATTTTTAAAATTGCGACAATTTCTTCGGTTGTTTTAAATATTCGTAACTCTCTAAACAGCTCTTTAGCCTCAGGGTAT contains:
- a CDS encoding insulinase family protein — its product is MKIPCFILSCVKFFLLVSLFFLTACQQSVIEFTPVSTPQVPTFKDNGDFPIVKPDWSLADFKSTQLKTMRFGAKDGFNNELTVHFRTRKKLDKWRIQLVGINRTEAVKHADVLARTMTRYSKYLLNESQSICRESLSVSATYHSISINIKCFDLELSDIRLLSSFWSKQAIDNIDIDSVRRGLKLNTKIQSVTGSEIDTAFQKRLLGKAHPYLQVTGDSDFYVDLNKQKVIELQQKTAEKLEWHLLVETPKQLSPQELLELSQIASDQLPSTIENRKYVAKEITESSHSKTIYLLDAPDSVDIRVRIGFNLNKQVAGDKHQLNALEQLNDQKSRFACNTLSALLGRGSFGRLFYDLRSTRGLTYGAYAYCREQPLLRALVLYGSASIEHSGAFTEGMLAHLALIQNAKPEKAEVESLKLSLLGKMLIADDQRKVFEIQQLFEPNYYENKQQHMMWLRTLTSEKMAEMANKYLQQEPVVVLRVDADAVMKDLQEKLPEWDFVIIEGD
- a CDS encoding DUF2834 domain-containing protein, giving the protein MSLRITSIILLILFSGYTAFTMSIAEQSLLSFGYQLISSPDTAQVVIDLYIMAFLALIWMYQDCKVNNKSIGYFIPFALLTLVFVSIGPLLYLSLKGNLATKTPT
- a CDS encoding DUF4282 domain-containing protein — protein: MRDILFFDSMLTPKIITFVYWIMLIGSVISGLTTMFSSFGGGFISGLGIIIFGVIGARIWCELLIVLFKIHENLQKIADKSE
- a CDS encoding DMT family transporter; amino-acid sequence: MGWMISIALINGLLIGLCRSINGSLSQNKGPFRASFHNHWVGAATLTVIIFLFTSISVSSLFSIDSWQHVPALSLTGGILGALYVAINSHILSHIEALKAALFVISGQMITGVLLSISEQSIIDFSLQIAGVILIIIGMFFNLKIKNSPK
- a CDS encoding DMT family transporter; its protein translation is MALPKFKFDIHLVTALIGGAILAVMIQYNGQLAEATSPIHASWFAHVIGALASIGLIFIVKNRKQNQQHSTEQKTPLWAYSGGIPGALIVVLSGITINSELGLAGTLVLGLVGQIVWGLVCDHLGWFGIEKKAINWKGMFSIVPILLGSFVIIYTRLS
- a CDS encoding DUF5062 family protein, whose protein sequence is MKQKKHDAQLLKLAMEIGEGYAVKRGFAKFDTGVSEKYKVECIYRLLVQDKLVQALAKDKEDGPNMKHKLILWISRQLPENHPLLS
- a CDS encoding VOC family protein, producing the protein MKHQSETLLTTEWLTFSTKIQSFIKRLGIEQHVFECDHVALRANSTAKADEYRNFFEERGTVISENIINGRPILIIELDEPLSLGGMIIPCVELPYPSQKRYPQEGWEHIEIVIPSNAAECEHFTADVVDIIPNLKNTLKLTDSTNSDIKIKLSSPRGTHERLANPTIALKQKDVCIKLHPHSIKDIIDSELE
- a CDS encoding L,D-transpeptidase family protein codes for the protein MKIFLTTMCFLFLVTSFSSLADVLAKADLVIVYKSKATLELIKKGKVIKSYHIAMGDYPKNHKIKEGDERTPQGRYILDYKKSDSDFYRAIHISYPNDADILAANALNVSPGGQIMIHGQSPNSTISPREQQRYNWTNGCIAVTNSEMDEIWQLVDTGTPIELWP
- a CDS encoding ion transporter — protein: MAETDLNDTPLKLRLRAVIFGTDTPAGRYFDITLIVSIVISVMLILLDTTGYIHQEYGDLIQIVEWFFTIVFTAEYVLRLYCSANSWSYARSFYGVIDLLSILPSYLVFFFPSANFALVIRVFRLFRIFRVLKLLRYLSEGNMLLRSMLQSARKVFIFFFSVSLVIMVLGAVMYVVEGPSNGFTSIPKSIYWTIVTITTVGYGDITPQTNLGQGIAAFTMLLGYSIIAIPTGILTAEISQEMTKQRDLRSCSNCAKTGHHSDAHFCLNCGTELPDEI